From the genome of Cyanobacteria bacterium GSL.Bin1, one region includes:
- the hemC gene encoding hydroxymethylbilane synthase: protein MTATTSSGSKIVRIGTRKSNLAMVQTHWVRDELQKHFPDYQFEIEAMSTQGDKILDVALSKIGDKGLFTKELELGLLNQEVDLAVHSLKDLPTQLPEGLMLGCVSTRENPADALVLNAKYQGYTIQTLPEGAVVGTSSLRRLAQLRYHYPYLEFKDVRGNLNTRLKKLDAGDYDALVLAVAGLQRLGMGDRVSQAIPSEVSLHAVGQGALGIECREGDTRILELLKAIEDPDTRDRTLAERSFLRELEGGCQVPIGVNSHIESDQLTLTGMVASLDGKQLLKDTITSDRAEYDKIGYDLAQMLREKGAQAILDEIFAQIER from the coding sequence ATGACAGCGACTACTTCTTCTGGCAGCAAAATTGTTCGGATCGGAACGCGCAAAAGCAATTTGGCAATGGTACAAACCCACTGGGTGCGGGATGAATTGCAAAAACATTTTCCCGACTATCAATTTGAAATTGAAGCAATGAGTACCCAAGGGGATAAAATCCTCGACGTTGCCTTATCGAAAATTGGAGATAAAGGCTTATTTACCAAAGAATTAGAATTAGGATTACTCAATCAAGAGGTGGATTTAGCGGTTCATTCGCTCAAAGATTTACCAACCCAATTGCCAGAAGGATTGATGTTAGGCTGTGTGAGTACACGGGAAAATCCTGCAGATGCATTGGTATTGAATGCAAAGTATCAAGGCTACACCATCCAAACCCTTCCGGAAGGGGCAGTGGTGGGAACTTCATCCCTCCGTCGCCTTGCGCAACTGAGATATCATTACCCCTACCTGGAATTTAAAGATGTGCGCGGGAATCTCAATACTCGGTTGAAAAAGTTAGATGCAGGAGACTACGATGCCCTAGTCTTGGCAGTTGCGGGCTTACAACGGTTAGGAATGGGCGATCGCGTTTCCCAGGCGATTCCCAGTGAAGTGTCTCTCCATGCCGTTGGCCAAGGGGCATTGGGAATTGAATGTCGGGAAGGGGATACTCGTATTTTAGAGCTCCTCAAAGCCATTGAAGATCCGGATACGCGCGATCGAACCCTTGCTGAGCGTTCCTTTTTACGAGAGTTAGAAGGAGGTTGTCAAGTTCCCATTGGCGTCAATAGTCATATAGAGAGTGATCAACTAACCTTAACCGGAATGGTGGCGAGTCTCGATGGTAAACAGTTATTGAAAGACACCATCACCAGCGATCGCGCAGAATATGACAAAATTGGCTATGATTTAGCGCAAATGTTGAGAGAGAAAGGAGCGCAAGCGATTTTAGATGAGATTTTTGCCCAAATTGAACGCTAG
- the cpdA gene encoding 3',5'-cyclic-AMP phosphodiesterase: MEVSPLIIAQVTDTHLLASPEGKLLGLPTQDSLAAVIREIQALIPQPHCLLLTGDLSQDETLASYQRLHHQLTQLNLPAYWLPGNHDQLDLMDKALTIPPAYGDKSFWHGNWKFILLNSAVPGRVYGYLSPETLTWLDTELETAKGYPTLVALHHPPFVINSHWLDKSRLQNPEALFQVLDRYSHVRVVLFGHIHQDFYRNRAGVHYFATPSSSVQFKPSCQNFTLHEVQPGFRLLWLYPDGSYETKVKRVDFRYRLDIAADGY, translated from the coding sequence ATGGAAGTTTCCCCGCTGATCATTGCTCAAGTTACTGATACTCATTTGTTAGCCTCACCAGAGGGGAAATTATTAGGCTTACCAACCCAAGACTCATTAGCAGCAGTGATTAGGGAAATTCAAGCTCTCATCCCTCAACCCCATTGCTTACTCTTAACTGGAGATTTATCTCAAGACGAAACTCTCGCTTCCTATCAACGTCTGCATCATCAACTCACTCAATTGAATTTGCCGGCTTATTGGCTTCCGGGAAACCATGACCAACTTGATCTCATGGACAAAGCATTAACCATTCCCCCAGCGTATGGAGATAAATCATTTTGGCACGGCAATTGGAAATTTATTTTGCTCAATTCAGCTGTGCCCGGGCGAGTTTATGGCTATCTCAGCCCAGAAACGCTGACTTGGCTCGATACCGAACTCGAAACAGCAAAAGGATACCCAACCTTAGTGGCTTTACATCATCCTCCTTTTGTTATCAATTCCCATTGGCTAGATAAAAGTCGCTTGCAAAATCCAGAAGCTTTATTTCAAGTTTTAGATCGTTATTCCCACGTGCGCGTCGTCTTGTTTGGTCACATTCACCAAGACTTCTATCGCAATCGCGCTGGGGTTCACTATTTTGCAACTCCCTCCAGTTCCGTGCAATTTAAGCCCAGTTGCCAAAACTTTACTCTCCATGAAGTTCAACCCGGATTTCGACTGCTTTGGTTGTATCCTGATGGCAGTTATGAAACGAAAGTGAAACGAGTTGACTTTAGGTATCGTTTAGATATAGCGGCAGACGGGTATTAA
- a CDS encoding acetylornithine/succinylornithine family transaminase, with protein MSSETLLDNLQALSDSAAEFNSQQFDQYVMSTYGRFPIAIAQGKGCTLWDTEGKSYLDFVAGIATCTLGHAHPTLIKAVTEQIQKLHHVSNLYYIPEQGKLAQWLVEHSCADHAFFCNSGAEANEAAIKLARKYAHTVRNLKNPVILTAHSSFHGRTLATITATGQPKYQKNFDPLVPGFAYVPYNDIKALEAAIAKYSEQGIAAILVEPLQGEGGVCPGDLDYFLRLRKICNETGILLIFDEVQVGVGRSGKYWGYENLGVEPDIFTSAKGLAGGIPIGAMLCKNFCQVFVGGDHASTFGGNPFVCSAALAVLQTLEQEDILSNVIARGEQMRKHLRAIALENPEYFTEVRGWGLINGLQINPENELTAIAIVKAAMANGLLIAPAGAKVLRFVPPLIISEAEIEAGMEKLKTAIDAIKS; from the coding sequence ATGAGTTCAGAAACCCTTTTAGACAATTTACAAGCCCTCAGTGATTCTGCAGCGGAGTTTAACTCCCAACAGTTTGACCAATATGTGATGTCCACTTACGGGCGGTTTCCAATCGCGATCGCGCAAGGGAAAGGTTGCACCCTTTGGGATACAGAAGGAAAGAGTTATTTAGACTTTGTTGCCGGTATTGCAACTTGCACTCTCGGTCATGCTCATCCCACCCTTATTAAAGCAGTCACCGAGCAAATTCAAAAACTGCATCATGTTTCTAACTTGTACTATATTCCCGAACAAGGAAAATTAGCACAATGGTTAGTGGAACATTCTTGTGCGGATCACGCTTTTTTTTGTAATTCTGGGGCAGAAGCTAACGAAGCCGCAATTAAACTGGCACGGAAATATGCCCATACGGTGCGTAATCTTAAAAATCCGGTTATTCTAACCGCTCACTCGAGCTTTCACGGGCGCACCCTGGCAACTATCACGGCTACCGGCCAACCGAAGTATCAAAAAAACTTTGATCCTCTCGTTCCCGGTTTTGCCTATGTTCCCTACAACGACATTAAAGCCTTAGAAGCAGCAATTGCAAAATATTCTGAACAGGGGATTGCTGCTATTTTAGTGGAACCGTTACAAGGAGAAGGCGGCGTTTGTCCCGGCGATTTAGATTATTTTCTCCGCTTAAGAAAAATTTGTAACGAGACGGGAATCCTCTTGATTTTTGACGAAGTGCAAGTGGGTGTCGGACGCAGTGGCAAATATTGGGGCTATGAAAACTTAGGGGTTGAACCGGATATTTTTACCAGCGCTAAAGGCTTAGCCGGTGGCATTCCCATTGGGGCGATGTTGTGTAAAAATTTTTGTCAGGTTTTTGTCGGTGGCGATCATGCCAGTACATTTGGTGGGAATCCTTTTGTATGTAGTGCAGCATTAGCCGTTTTACAAACCTTGGAACAAGAAGATATTCTTTCCAATGTTATCGCTCGAGGGGAACAAATGCGGAAACATCTACGCGCGATCGCGCTGGAAAATCCTGAATACTTTACAGAAGTTCGGGGATGGGGATTGATTAATGGGTTACAAATCAATCCTGAAAACGAGTTGACTGCAATTGCCATTGTCAAAGCAGCAATGGCAAATGGGTTGCTCATTGCCCCAGCCGGTGCAAAAGTCTTGCGATTCGTCCCGCCATTAATTATTTCAGAAGCAGAAATTGAAGCGGGGATGGAAAAATTAAAAACTGCAATTGATGCGATCAAATCTTAG